A genomic region of Rhea pennata isolate bPtePen1 chromosome 14, bPtePen1.pri, whole genome shotgun sequence contains the following coding sequences:
- the THOC3 gene encoding THO complex subunit 3 isoform X1 → MAASPYVLAMQELFRANTRSREFPAHGAKVHSVAWSCCGRRLASGSFDKTASVFVLEKDRLVKENNYRGHGDSVDQLCWHPSNPDLFVTASGDKTIRIWDVRTTKCIATVNTKGENINICWSPDGQTIAVGNKDDVVTFIDAKTHRSKAEEQFKFEVNEISWNNDNNMFFLTNGNGCINILSYPELKPIQSINAHPSNCICIKFDPMGKYFATGSADALVSLWDVDELVCVRCFSRLDWPVRTLSFSHDGKMLASASEDHFIDIAEVETGEKLWEVQCESPTFTVAWHPKRPLLAFACDDKDGKYDSSREAGTVKLFGLPNDS, encoded by the exons aTGGCGGCGTCGCCCTACGTGCTGGCCATGCAGGAGCTGTTCCGCGCCAACACGCGGAGCCGCGAGTTCCCGGCGCACGGCGCCAAGGTGCACTCGGTGGCCTGGAGCTGCTGCGGACGCCGCCTCGCCTCCGGCTCCTTCGACAAGACCGCCAGCGTCTTCGTACTCGAGAAGGACCGGCTG GTGAAGGAGAACAACTACCGCGGCCACGGGGACAGCGTGGatcagctctgctggcacccCAGCAACCCCGACCTCTTCGTCACGGCGTCCGGCGACAAAACCATCCGCATCTGGGACGTCCGCACCACCAAGTGCATCGCCACCGTCAACACCAAAG gGGAGAACATAAACATCTGCTGGAGCCCTGATGGGCAGACCATTGCAGTAGGGAACAAGGATGACGTTGTCACCTTCATTGATGCCAAGACGCATCGTTCCAAAGCTGAAGAGCAGTTCAAGTTTGAGGTGAATGAGATCTCCTGGAACAATGATAACAACATGTTCTTCCTCACTAATGGGAATGGCTGCATCAATATCCTCAG CTACCCAGAGCTGAAGCCCATTCAGTCCATTAACGCCCATCCTTCAAATTGCATCTGCATCAAGTTTGATCCCATGGGGAAGTACTTTGCTACAGGCAGTGCTGATGCGCTAGTCAGTCTCTGGGATGTGGACGAGTTGGTGTGTGTGAGGTGCTTCTCGAG GCTTGACTGGCCTGTGCGAACGCTGAGTTTTAGCCATGATGGGAAGATGCTGGCATCAGCATCGGAAGATCACTTCATTGACATTGCAGAAGTGGAGACAG GAGAGAAGCTTTGGGAGGTGCAGTGCGAGTCCCCCACCTTCACAGTGGCCTGGCACCCGAAGAGGCCCCTGCTGGCCTTCGCCTGTGACGACAAAGATGGCAAATATGACAGCAGCCGGGAGGCAGGCACTGTCAAGCTCTTCGGGCTGCCCAACGACTCCTAA
- the THOC3 gene encoding THO complex subunit 3 isoform X2 → MAASPYVLAMQELFRANTRSREFPAHGAKVHSVAWSCCGRRLASGSFDKTASVFVLEKDRLVKENNYRGHGDSVDQLCWHPSNPDLFVTASGDKTIRIWDVRTTKCIATVNTKGENINICWSPDGQTIAVGNKDDVVTFIDAKTHRSKAEEQFKFEVNEISWNNDNNMFFLTNGNGCINILSYPELKPIQSINAHPSNCICIKFDPMGKYFATGSADALVSLWDVDELVCVRCFSRREALGGAVRVPHLHSGLAPEEAPAGLRL, encoded by the exons aTGGCGGCGTCGCCCTACGTGCTGGCCATGCAGGAGCTGTTCCGCGCCAACACGCGGAGCCGCGAGTTCCCGGCGCACGGCGCCAAGGTGCACTCGGTGGCCTGGAGCTGCTGCGGACGCCGCCTCGCCTCCGGCTCCTTCGACAAGACCGCCAGCGTCTTCGTACTCGAGAAGGACCGGCTG GTGAAGGAGAACAACTACCGCGGCCACGGGGACAGCGTGGatcagctctgctggcacccCAGCAACCCCGACCTCTTCGTCACGGCGTCCGGCGACAAAACCATCCGCATCTGGGACGTCCGCACCACCAAGTGCATCGCCACCGTCAACACCAAAG gGGAGAACATAAACATCTGCTGGAGCCCTGATGGGCAGACCATTGCAGTAGGGAACAAGGATGACGTTGTCACCTTCATTGATGCCAAGACGCATCGTTCCAAAGCTGAAGAGCAGTTCAAGTTTGAGGTGAATGAGATCTCCTGGAACAATGATAACAACATGTTCTTCCTCACTAATGGGAATGGCTGCATCAATATCCTCAG CTACCCAGAGCTGAAGCCCATTCAGTCCATTAACGCCCATCCTTCAAATTGCATCTGCATCAAGTTTGATCCCATGGGGAAGTACTTTGCTACAGGCAGTGCTGATGCGCTAGTCAGTCTCTGGGATGTGGACGAGTTGGTGTGTGTGAGGTGCTTCTCGAG GAGAGAAGCTTTGGGAGGTGCAGTGCGAGTCCCCCACCTTCACAGTGGCCTGGCACCCGAAGAGGCCCCTGCTGGCCTTCGCCTGTGA